Genomic segment of Callithrix jacchus isolate 240 chromosome 9, calJac240_pri, whole genome shotgun sequence:
tgtgtgtgtgtgtgtgtgtgtgtgtgtgtgtgtgtttggtttttcttttgagacagtcttgctctcttgcccaggctggagtgacgcagcatgatctcagttcactgcaacccctgcttcctaggttcaggtgattcttctgcctcagccttctgagtagctaggattacaggcacccaccatcacacctggctaatttttgtatttttgtagagacaggttttcaccatgttggccaggctggtcttaaactcctgacctcaggtgatctgcccacctcggcctcccaaagtactgggattacacacatgagccaccacacctggcctctgtctGCTTACTTTTGGAGAGAATGGTCTGAGCATGAGTCAGGAGTTCGTCCCAACCGGAACCAACAAAATTAGGGACCCCTGACCCGGCCATGCCCTGCCTGCCCTCTCTGCCTGCCCCTGTTCTTCCAGCTTGGTCTGTGCAAGGCTTGCAATTTAATTTCCTTCCATTTCAAAGCACTCTTTTGCCAGACCTCTGAGGAATTCATAGTTTGCTAGTTTCGTCCAAGAAAAGTTTTGAGAGAGACCTTTGTTGTACTGTGAATTTCCTGTTTCCTGCGAAGAACCTGCCTTCTAGGAAGGGCGGCCGTGGCAGGGCGGTGTCAAGATTGTTCTTCATGGAAAATTTAGCGTTCGTTTAATAACTCCATATTTAAAACACGTctcatgtgccaggccctgtgctggcgACCCTAGGCAACAGTCTTCCCacagagggggaggagagggccaGCGAATGGGTGAATGCAGTCTGGCTTCACTGTTTTGATGGGGAGATGGCAGGGGAGGGTTCAAGGGGCAGAGGCCAGAGGAGGATTGTGGGTCTTGGGGGAAGCCAGTGGTCTTACAGAAATGGTCAGAACATGTTTCTGGTCTGCTTCTAAGAAAGAATCCACCATAATCCTGAGTTAGACTCAGGGGCAGCCCAGTCACCTTTGTCTGGAATATGTTAAGCTGGTGGCATGAGTTGCGAGAGCAGAAGTCCCCCCAACCACAGATACTTTCTGCTGGTGCTGCCCTGGGGGCTTTGCCAGGGCAGGCTCCCTTGTgggctttttaaagaaaaattttagacagggtctctgtcacccacactgaggTGCGGTGGTGCCATGATAGCTCACTGCCCTCTCCAACTCCTGGAATCCagggatcctcccagctcagccttccaagtagccgggaccacaggctaCTTGGTCTGTATTTGGCTACTTTAGCATTCATTTAATAACTCATTTAGTAACTACACACGTTGCGTCCAAAGGCACAGGCCACCACTCCctgctattttctcttttctttttgagacagagccttgctctgtcacccaggctagagtgcagtggcgcaatctccgctcactgcaacctccgcctcccaggttaaagtgattctcctgcctcagcctcctgagtagctgggattacaggtgcccaccaccgtacccggtgtatttttagcagagacagggtttcaccatggtgttcaggctggtctaactcctgaccttgtgtcgcccgccttgacctcccaaagtgctgagattacaggcgtgagccactgagcctggccgaCTTTGTCTGCCTCCTTCCTGgttcccatcccatcccatcccccatctttcttctttctttcttttgtcttgctgtgttgtccaggctggtctggaactcctgggctcaagtgatcctaccacctcagccttccaaagtactgggattaattACAAGGCTTGAGCTGTTGCACCTGGCCTCTTGTGGGACTTTTAGAACAGTTGTTCTGAGTACCTTGTGAAGAAGGGTCCCCGTGGATGTCTGTCCTCTCCCCTCCTTTGAAGATTGACAGTGCACAGCCTAACAGTTCTGCCAGACCCATCAGGAGAGAAATCTACACAAGCCTGCCCGGCGTTTCTGGGCATGAGTTGTCCAGGGCATCCCTTCCTTTGTAACACCTGAAGCATTCATTGTCCCTCGCCACCTTCTGAGGCATCATAGAACTGCGTGCATTGCCTCCTCAGATCTTGACTTGAAATTGGCATGGGGGTGGTCTGGAGGTGCCAGGCGACCCTTTCTGGCTGTGGCTGGTCTAAGTTTGGGTTTTGATTTGGACGCCCTTCTGTGTGTTGGTTGAGCACCACCTGTTGGCCATGGAGATACTACAGAAACCCGGGGTGGAGGGGTGATCCCATTTGGGAGTTCTGGTCTTTGTCTTGCTGCTGAAGTCTGACTGTTGGACGTAAACACCAAAGAAAAGGGAAACATTTCAGCTCacggagaggaagaagaggggacCCTCAAACTAAACCTTGAGGTTTCTAGCCTGTAAGGCTAAATTTCCCTGCGTCTTGCCACTCCCCTCATTGCATGGGATCGAAGCTGTTGGTGTGACACCCTTTTTGGttgccctttttttttggagacagagtcttgctccttcacttaggctggagtgcatcggTGCTatcgtggttcactgcagcttcaaacacctgggctcaagcaatcctcctgccttagtctacccagtagctgggactacaggcaggtgccaccacacctggctcatacATTGAGGGCTTTTCACTGCCTGGATCAGGCTGAGTTCCTGCTCACTGGTGCCACCACAGGCCAGGCAGAAGGAACTGCGTGGGCcttgcctcctctctgctgagctgGTGTACCTTTTCCATAGGCCTTTGCTTAAATGCCACTTCCTCCAGAAAACCTCCCCTGGCTGCTCTGGCCAGGTTGGTTATCCACCTGGTGCCTACAGCTGTCTGCCCTTCAGGACACTCAGCTTGCAGGCATGTCGTGTGCCTCCGCCAAGGGCGTGCTACATGAGGGGGACCTCACCGCCTCACCCGTCCCCCGACCTCAGTCTTCAGCTCTTCACAGCGCAGAGCAGGTGAGGCTTCTGCAGCTACATGGATCCCACCCTCAGGGCTGGCCTGGCACTTGGGGCCGACCTCTGCCCAGGTCTGTTCCTGGTGTTGGCAGGGGGCACAGGTGTCACCTTTTCCACTTGTGGAGGAAGAGGAACCACATAGCAATATGGCAAATGTAAGAGAAAGGGCTTTTGAAGTCAGGGCAGGGGTTAAAAACATCATACCCGGCTgagcatggcggctcacacctgtaatcccagcactttgggaggtggaggtggaaggatcacttgaggttaggcgtttaagaccagcctggccaacatggtgaaaccccatctctactaaaaatacaaaaattaggctgggcacagtggctcacacctgtaaccccagcactttgggaggcccaggtgagtggatcacctgaggtcaggagtttgagaccgtcctgaccagcatggtgaaaccccgtctctactaaaaatacaaaattagtcaggtgtggtggcgcattcctgtaatctcagctacttgggaggctgaggcaggagaatcacttgaacctgggaggcagaggttgcagtgagccgagattgtgccattgcattccagcctcagcaacaggagcgaaactccatctcaaaaacaaaaaaaattaggtggacatggtggcttatggctgtagtcccagctactcaagtgtctgaggctggtgaatcatttgaacccaggaagtggaggttgcagtgagccgagatcgtgcatctgcactccaggctgggcaacagagtgagactccatctcaaaaaaaaaaaaattatgcctttCAGTAATAACTGAAGATCATCAAGATGGTTATTAATATCTTTGTGTTTGCTTTAGGGTTTAccagttgtgtgtgtgtctaagcatgtatgtgtgtgtgtatcttaccATACACAAGTATGCTCTCATTTAGTCCTTATTAACACACTCTGGAGGAGAGTGTGTCATTCTGCTTGTACCCATGACACAGCTGTGGCTCTCTGATGTTGCAGCTGCCTGATGTACCACCAGTGAGGCCAGGCCATCAGCATAGAGGTAGGTTAGACAAGCCTTTGAattggggagagaaggaaggaagaagacgTGTGACAGCTCTGAGTGCCCAACCTGTTGGGCGGAGGCTGCTGCTCTCTGCATGTCTCTCGTGTGCTAAGAGGATTTTTCTGGGGGTGACATAACCTTCTGGCTTGTATTGCCCAGAACCTGGGCTCCTTGCTGGGTTGGGTGGGGATAGGCGTGAGGGTCCTGCCAGGGTCATAGCCAGGGGCGTCTGCCTTCCAGAGCAGGTTCCAGCTTCACGGAATGTTTGTTGCTCAGGCGCTTCCTGTGAAGTCTGCAGCTATTATTGGCAGATCTAGGTTTGCCACGTGGCCTTTCTGAGTGGGACTGGAGAAGGGGCAGGGCTGTGGCCTGTGGTCAGACAAAGCCTCCTCAGCCCCCCTGTAGTAGGGGCCAGAAATAGTGCCTTGCCCATCTCAAGCCATCTGAAAAAGAGAAACCCTATGCCACTGCCCAGAGACGGTTCCTGGCCTAGCACTTGGAAAACTGAGCTGCCCAAGATGGCTGTGCCACTGGGAGGCTGGTTTCCAAGTGCTCTTGACTTATTTAATGAAGAATTGTCAATTGAgcccctactgtgtgccaggccacCTAATGGTCCTCCCTAGAGAAGCTGCACTGTCCACAGGGGAAGGTTCATGTGTGCAGACACTGCTACAGAAGTGCTCCCGTGAGACTGTCCTGAAGCGGAGAGCAGAGAGACCCTGAAGGAATCGGTGCAGCCTGGGATAGGCCAGGTCAGCTCAGAGGAGATGATGTGGGGGCAGCATCTTGAGGGATGAGGAGGTGGCCAAGTGGAGGGACATCAAGATTGAGAACCATGTCAGAGGctctgggaggcaggaagggccCTGCCCTGCAGCAGCTCAGGCCAGCAGGATACTCAGGTGCTTGGATTGTGAATGATGCCTCACGGGGGCTGGTGGCAAAGCAGGTCAAAGGAACCTGGTTTTCACTCTGTGGTcaacagatttctttttaatttttagttatgGAAAACGTGTAGCATATGCTAAAGTAGACAGAGACTATAGTGAACCCCATATGCTGTTGCCCGCACCAATGGCTACACCCCATGGCCAGTCCTGTCCTCTGAACCCTGACAGCGTCCCTGCCACTCCCTGCCCCATGTATCACTCTGTAGAAATCCCCCAGTGACCTGAATTCCTTGAAGCCCGACCTGTGGCTGGGAGTGGATCAGTCAGGAGTTCGGTCCTGGAATGATTGGGTAGcacttttatatttcatttcGTTTTCAGAGGAACCACTGAGTCTCTCCACTTTGCTTTGCCTTTCAGTGGGAAGTTGGTGTCTCCAAAGTGGAAGAATTTCAAGGGCCTGAAGCTCCAGTGGAGAGACAAGATCCGGCTCAATAATGCCATCTGGCGGGCCTGGTACATGCAGTGTAAGTGCCACCCAGCCTGGGCGCCCATGGCAGTCAAGGCTCCATGCCCTGGAGGCCTGGGCACCCAGGGGCCAGAGTCTCTGCTGACAGGAAACCCAAGCCAAGTTTCTAACAGAAGTTTAGTCTCTGCCGACAAGAAACCCAAGCCGAGTCCTAGGGAAGTGGACATTTAAGGGGTGACATCTGAGAGTCGGGGAGCAAGTCTAGGAAGACTCGGGCACGGGCCGTCTCTCTCCAACCTGGGTGCTATGGACCTGGCAGCTTCTCCGGGAAATGAGTGTGCTGGGGCAGGCTTGTGTTGGGCTGGTCTTTCTCTGAGAAGCCATGCTGCTTTTCTGGCTGAGGGGTTATTGACAGATTCCTCCCCTTTCACCTGGACTCCTTTATTCCCCTGAAATCGCCTTTtcgaagggaaggagaaggaaagggtaCCTGGGAATTTGTCTGCACTAGGGGAGGGGCGCAGCAGACAAGACGGCGCTCCCTCGGGTTTGGATCATGGTAATGACTCTCACCCTCTCTCTTCTCAGATCTGGAGAAGCGCAAGAATCCTGTGTGCCACTTTGTGACGCCCCTGGATGGCTCTGTGGATGTAGACGAGCACCGCCGGCCAGAGGTACTTGGCGGTGACCCAGGGTGGCTGAGAGAGGAAACACACTGGCACCTCACCAGGAGCGGCTCACAGCAGGCTAGTCCTGCAAGAGAGGCTGTGGAAGGGAGCCCTGGGCCTGCCCTGTGCCATCCATGGCCTGGGGGCCAGGCCTGGCACTTGGTGGCCTCTGGCAACCCCAGGCTGCCAGAGCCTACCCCTTCTCAGAAGGGCCAGCTCGAGGACAGAGAGGGTTAATGTCTTTctggtaatttttaaagtgtttgtcTATGTATGATTATACATGCACAGGAAGTGTCTAGAAGAATATACAGAAGTCTCTTAATAGCAGGAGCCTCTGGGGATAGGATTAGGGCTGCCAGGCGAGGGGATGATGTTTTCTTCACCGCATATTCTTCCACGTTGCTTTCATGTTGTCCAGGCATGTCTCACTGTTACAATAAAGGTGAAATTTAAAAGGTAAGCTAATGAAAGACAGCTGTGAGACAGTCAGGTGTAATCTGGTATTAGATAGTATCAAGGGATATCATTTTGTTGGGTATGGCAATATTGTAATCAGTTCTTTATAACAAAACATCTTCACTGTCGAGGACACACACTGAAGTGTTCATAGGTGAGGCGATTCAGGCCTTGAGATCGGAAAGTGAGGCAGGCCCAGGCACGGGGGGTGCTCCTTAGCTCTAGAGCTGGAAGGCTGTCATGCAAGGCGTTCACGCTGGCAGCATGTGAAGGTTGGATGCGAGGCCCCTGGAGGGCGCATTCCATCTGAAACTTCCTGGAATTGACTGTTCATTTTTGCCCTGTGAATGTGGCAGAGGCTTCGGGGAAGGGGCATTTGTGGGGGGCTTGGGAGTTTCCACAGCATTTCCCTGCTTCTTCCCCTGTTGGAGCATTCTGCTCTCACCCCATGCTCCTGGGCAGAGCCTCAGGACCGTGTCCCCAAGGCCTTTGGCTACCTTAGGTCTTGAAATGAAAGCTCATTATTAGCTAGAGGACCTCCTGTATAGCACAGAAGTGGGATTTGCTTTCCGAGTGACATGGTAGCCACTGTGGGATTTCCAGCTGGATTGCCTGAGGCCTGATCATAGTGCCAGACAGTTACACCAGCTAAGCTTTACTAATCAAGCAGAGCACCCTCTTTTCACTCTGCCCTCTGTCCCTCAGGCCATCACCACAGAAGGGAAGTACTGGAAGAGCCGCATCGAGATTGTGATCCGGGAGTATCACAAGTGGAGAACCTACTTCAAGAAAAGGGTATCCGGCTAGGGTGTTCAGGCAGCCatctgagggagggaggggcagagccCAAGTTCAGAGCCCTGGCCGAGACTGTAGACTCCACAGCTGCGCCACCTGGGCATGGTGCGTCAAGAAGTACATCTAGGGCCCAGCATGCCAGACTAGCCCAGACGATGGCCTGCCTAGGTCATGTTGTTTTTGCTCTcaagtttccccatctgtgccCTGGGTGGGAGTCTCCTTTGTGTAGGCATCAGCTGGGGTGACATGAGCAGTACTCTTCTCCCTACCTGCCTCCCTGAGAGTTCTGTATATTCTAGAGCCCCTGGTGACCACCCTGTTCTGTCCCTTTGCCCACAGCTACAGCAGCACAAGGATGAGGACCTCTCCAGCTTGGCCCAGGTGAGTGAGCCTGGAAGCTCTGAGGACTCCCACTGTGACATGAGACAGCAGGCACTTTAGTGGCCCACTGGGAGCCCTGCAGAAGGTGGCAGGCCATGAGCCTTCACTGGGGTCTTAGGAATGGCTCAGAAGCAGTCCAGCTCTCTCTCGTGGGTGAGCTGGAGGGAGCCACTCTCTGAATGCCTTCACCCTGGTGCCTCACTTTTGTGGAGCAGCCCCTGTGACGAATTTCCCAGGTGACAGGTATGGGAATTCTGTGTCCCACTGTTATTCTTTGACGCTTCCTTCTCTGTGTTGGTGTTGTGTTAGGACTATGACATGCTGTACTGGCACAAGCACAGGGATGGATGGAAGACCCCTGTCCCCATGGAGGAGGACCCCCTGCTGGACACAGACATGCTCATGTCAGAATTCAGCGACACCCTCTTCTCCACGCTGTCTTCACACCAGCCAGTGGCCTGGCCCAATCCCCGGGAAATAGGTAACCCAATCCAGGGCCTTGGGCTTTGAACAGCCAGCTGCTTCCTTCTCTGCCAGCCTGCTCTGGGCCAGGCTTCCTTCAGGGCTATCTCTGAGCTGCTGTGTGTCACAGTTGGGGGCAGGCAGTAAGGAAGGGAAGGATAGCTGGCCTCATTTAACATCCAGGCTGCACATACTGAGTGGGTGGGGTCTGCAGAGTGGGCCTACTGGGCAGCTGCCATTCCCGTGGCACCATGGTGGGAAGACAGCAGCAGGGTCTGGTCTGAGCCACTGGCACATTTCAGTACTCTTGCCTTCACGGGGGACATGTGCCATGCCTAGGCTGAGGTGGCCAGGCCGTGACTCATGCTAAAGAAAGTCGGAAGCACTCCTGGGTGTGACCGCTCACCTCAGTGACGTTCAGTCTTCAGTTAACTCCTCAGGGAAGAACACAAAGATTGAAAATTAGAACAATATTGGAGGAGGTCTCTGTTCTCTACTCAGCTCTTCACAGCTTCCTGGGGGTGTCCATTCCCTGATACTCAATTTTACCTTCCTGGCAAAAACTTACTTTCCTGCCTTTTGAGGGTGCAGAATGGCCACAAACCCATGAGAATGTAGAAATCCCAGCCAGCTCCTTGGAAAACTCTAGAATGTGAGCAGGGCCTGGAAGGTCTGTTTTAGGCCTTTCTTCCATTCTTACATCATTGTCTGAGAAGACAAAATGGTTCCTCTTCTCTGTGGTTCCTGCAGCACATCTGGGAAATGCAGACATGATCCAGCCAGGGCTGATGCCTCTGCAGCCTAACCTGGACTTCATGGACACCTTCGAGCCTTTCCAGGGTGAGAACCAGAGGCTGAGCGCGCGGCTGCCTGCCTCTCCGGGCCCAGCACGGAGCAGATCGCTGCCTTCCTTTAAGAGCAAGACTTGGTAGAATGGACAAGGGGACAGGCACAGAATTTTTAAACTGAACTGTTCTTTGTAGTAACTGCAAGGTCTGGAAAGTTTTTCTGGGACATTGTTCTCCAAGGAAATTGGCCCTGGGTTTAGCCATGACTGTAAGCAGTTCTCCCTCGAAGCAGCAGAGGGCGATGATGACACAGCCAGTTCTCTGCCAAGGCCCTGCAGTTAGATGGGTCTTTGAGCCCCTGCCATGTGAGAACAGCAGAAATCCCAGGCCTGGGAGTGTTTCAGAGCCCAAGATAGTTGCCAGCATGTGTCGTTCCAACCAGAGTCCCCTTTCTACAGAAAGAAAGATGTCTCTGAGGGTAATACCCTCTGGCCATGGCATCCCCCTCGGCCATGTTGGGTTTAGGGGTTTAGTCCTTGGTTTGTTTGAgtcttttgtttttagagacagggtcttgctgtgtcacccaggctggagagcagtgcctcagtcatggttcactgtagccttgaactcccaggctcaagtgatcctcacaattcaacctcctgagtatctggcaccaggggcatgtaccaccacacctagtttatttcttcattttttataaagatggggtctcctgtgttgtccaggtgatcctcctgcctctgcttcccaaagtgctgggattacaggtgtaagccaccacacccagcccgttttagtctttgttattttgagacagagtcttgctctatagcccaggctggaatgcagtggcacgaacacagctcactgcaccctcaatctcctgggcttcagcgatcttcctgcctcagcctcctgtgtagttgggaccactggtgtgcaccatcatacctggcttttttttatCCCCcctaagacggagtcttgctctgtcaccaggctggagtgcagtggtgcgatctcggctcactgcaacctctgactccctgggttcaagcaattctcctgcctcagtctcccaagtagctgggactacaggtgtgtgctaccacacccagctaatttttgtatttttagtagagatggggtttcaccatgttggcaggggtggtcttgatctcttgacctcatgatccacccgccttggcctcccacagtgctgggattacaggtgtcagccaccactcctggccggctttttttttttttgtactgatgAGATCTCACTTTgttcccagcctggtcttgaactcttaatcTCAAGTGAGTGATGatcccacttaagcctcccaaagtgttgggaatataggcatgagccactatgcctggccctgttTGATTCCAGCAAATGCTGGGCACACTGAGCTCACGAGCCCCTTTGTTTTTCAGACCTCTTCTCTTCTAGCCGTTCCATTTTTGGCTCCATGCTACCTGCATCTGCCTCAGCACCTGTACCAGATCCCAACAACCCACCTGCACAGGTAGAGGAAGCTGGGGAATGGGTTGGGGAAGGGACCGGCAGGCACAGGGCTGCTCATCAAAGCTTTGCTGCCAGAGCAAGGCTAATGACACAGCCACACAGTCACCAGCAAAGCACCAAACAGTGCCAGACCAGCGCTGATGTGCAGAGGCACAATTCCAGCCCTGTTGACGGCATCCTTCAGCACCCATGAGGTGCGAGAGACCCTGTTGGTCCAGGTGTGCTCCTCCCTGAGGTGCCAGGTAACCTATGTGCAGCTAGCTCTGCTCCGGCTAATTAAGACAGAATTAGctagacagagaagaaaaacatggattactaataaaaataacatctgtatatttctttcacattttactaagcaaacaaaaaagttgGTCACAAGTGCTTGGGCTGCAGAGCTGAGTTAGGAACCCATTCTTTGTCCTTATGGATCCCTCATGATTATGCCCATGACCAGTTAGACACTGGTAATAACCTGCTCCGGGAAGAATTTCTGCTGCAGAGACTGGGATCTGAACCACTGATTCCTCATAGCTTTTCCCATTTAGCAAGAGGTGACCTCACGAAGAGCCGACACATCAAACTTTTTGGGGAGCCCCAAGCAGCTACAGTCCAGGCTGCCTCTGCTCAGTAATAGAAGATGGCAGAGACGGGGAAGACTCTGCTGGACTCTGGAAACAAGATATTCTTAGGCTGCTAACCAGCTGTGCCAGGGCCACTGCCTGGTCTGAGGACTGAGTATTTAGTTTTTAATGGAAACAAGACCCCCACAACTACACAGGAAAACACAGATCGGTGTCCTCAGATTAGCAGCCACGGGCATGGAGACATGGCCTTTGTCCCTCTGTCCCAGCACCCAGCCTGTCTCGTTGGACTTGGCAGTGTGCAGCTGTGGAAAGGACTTGTCTGAACCAGCGTTGCTTCCAATCTCCTCTGTTCCTTTTTCAGGAGAGCATCCTGCCGACCACCACCCTCCCCACTGTGAGCCTTCCTGACAGCCTCATTGAGCCCCATGCTGCCCCATCCCTGGATCCTGTGGATGGGCAGGGCTGTGAGCGCGCTTCCCGGACTGAGGACCCGTTTATCCAGCCCACAGACTTCGGTCCCTCAGAGCCGCCTCTGAGTGTCCCGCAGCCCTTCCTGCCCGTCTTCACCATGCCCCTGTTGtcccccagccccgccccgccaCCTGTGTCCCCCATGTTACCGATAGTTCCTCCTCCAGCCACGGCCCTGAACCCTCCAGCTCCACCTGCCTTCCAGCAGCCACAGAAGTTTGTTGGAGTCAGCAAACCGCCGTCTGTCATCACCCACACAGCCTCCGCCACCCTCACCCATGATGCCTCCGCCACCACCTTCAGCCAGAGTCAGGGCCTCATCATCACCACCCATCACCCTGCCTCATCAGTGAACCCCTGTGGCCTGACACTGTCTCCTGTCACCCGGCCTCCCCAGCCTCGGTTAACTTTTGTGCACCCCAAACCTGTATCCTTGACGGGGGGAAGGCCTAAGCAGCCTCACAAAATAGTGCCTGCTCCCAAACCAGAGCCGGTGTCCTTGGTGTTGAAGAACGCCTGCATCGCCCCAGGTGAGCCAGGTGGAGGACTCAGTGTGGGACTCCCCCAACCCAGAGGGATGTTTTCCTGTCCCAGAGGCTTTCAAACTTGTGACTACCACCACCCTGGTGCCCAcacgtgtgtgcgtgcacacaatgcacacacacacaaatgaaaagtgtcatgaaataatacatgtgtatgatctattctgttttctattctctatcttttgttttttgtttttttttttttttctttaaaacagaatctcactcggttgctcaggctggagtgcagtcctggctcactgcaacctcccctcctaggttgaagcgattctcctgcctcagcctcctgagtagctgggattacaggcgtgcaccaccatacctggctaatttttgtatttttaataaagacggggtttcaccatgttggccaggctcaaactcctgacctcaggcgatctgcccaccttggcttcctaaagtgctgtgattacaggtgtgagccaccacacctacccTCTGCTCTctacctttttttaaagttagtcaTAGCCTACAATGTTAAAACACGTAGTCCTGGCCATCTCTTTCCTGGGTCTATAACATGTCTCCTTCAAAAAATTACACAAAGTTTTAGGTGCCTTGATGGCTTTGTCTTCCTATCCCCTGCGATTGGGAACAAGCTGTCTCACTGGCAGAGAGGCGGCCTCAGCAGGgcgggccaggcactgtggtccAGGGCTGCAGCTGAGCCCCCTTGTCCTGGCAGCTCCCTTTTCAGGCCAGCCACAAGCGGTGATCATGACATCAGGGCCTCTGAAGAGAGAAGGGATGTTGGCCTCCACGGTGTCCCAGTCCAACGTGGTCATCGCACCTGCCGCCATCGCCAGGGTGAGGAGGGCCCTGGACAGACCCCTGGTGTCCTTATCATCCTGGAGCAGCTTGCTCTTGGGCGGCCCTCACCTGAGATGACCGGTGTCCTGCCCTGCTGTGCATCAGTGGTCGGGGGTGACCTCTCTCCCATGTCACTGCAGGCTCCTGGGGTCCCGGAGTTCCACAGCAGCATCCTGGTGACAGATCTTGGCCACAGCACGAGCAACCCACCCACCCCCATCTCCCGGCTCTTCCCAAGCACAGCACAAGACACCCTGGGGAAGGCCGAGCAGGTCCCACCTCATGGGGGCAGCCCCCAGGTCACTGTCACAGGGCCCAGTGAGTATCCACTCAGGGACAGTCGGG
This window contains:
- the MLXIP gene encoding MLX-interacting protein isoform X2, whose amino-acid sequence is MAADVFMCSPRRPRNRGRPVLLKPQVPEDDDDSDTDEPSPPPVSGAATPARAHASTALPPPRAGPGRNEPPRRQQIIHSGHFMVSSPHREHPPKKGYDFDTVNKQTCQTYSFGKTSSCHLSIDASLTKLFECMTLAYSGKLVSPKWKNFKGLKLQWRDKIRLNNAIWRAWYMQYLEKRKNPVCHFVTPLDGSVDVDEHRRPEAITTEGKYWKSRIEIVIREYHKWRTYFKKRLQQHKDEDLSSLAQDYDMLYWHKHRDGWKTPVPMEEDPLLDTDMLMSEFSDTLFSTLSSHQPVAWPNPREIAHLGNADMIQPGLMPLQPNLDFMDTFEPFQDLFSSSRSIFGSMLPASASAPVPDPNNPPAQESILPTTTLPTVSLPDSLIEPHAAPSLDPVDGQGCERASRTEDPFIQPTDFGPSEPPLSVPQPFLPVFTMPLLSPSPAPPPVSPMLPIVPPPATALNPPAPPAFQQPQKFVGVSKPPSVITHTASATLTHDASATTFSQSQGLIITTHHPASSVNPCGLTLSPVTRPPQPRLTFVHPKPVSLTGGRPKQPHKIVPAPKPEPVSLVLKNACIAPAPFSGQPQAVIMTSGPLKREGMLASTVSQSNVVIAPAAIARAPGVPEFHSSILVTDLGHSTSNPPTPISRLFPSTAQDTLGKAEQVPPHGGSPQVTVTGPSRDCPNSGQASPCASEQSPSPQSPQNNCSGKSDPKNLAALKNRQMKHISAEQKRRFNIKMGFDTLNSLISNNSKLTSHAITLQKTVEYITKLQQERGQMQEEARRLREEIEELNATIISCQQLLPATGVPVTRRQFDHMRDMFDEYVKNRTLQNWKFWIFSIIIKPLFESFKGMVSTSSLEELHRTALSWLDQHCSLPILRPMVLNTLRQLSTSTSILTDPAQLPEQASEAITRIGKRLGES
- the MLXIP gene encoding MLX-interacting protein isoform X3, which gives rise to MAADVFMCSPRRPRNRGRPVLLKPQVPEDDDDSDTDEPSPPPVSGAATPARAHASTALPPPRAGPGRNEPPRRQQIIHSGHFMVSSPHREHPPKKGYDFDTVNKQTCQTYSFGKTSSCHLSIDASLTKLFECMTLAYSGKLVSPKWKNFKGLKLQWRDKIRLNNAIWRAWYMQYLEKRKNPVCHFVTPLDGSVDVDEHRRPEAITTEGKYWKSRIEIVIREYHKWRTYFKKRLQQHKDEDLSSLAQDYDMLYWHKHRDGWKTPVPMEEDPLLDTDMLMSEFSDTLFSTLSSHQPVAWPNPREIAHLGNADMIQPGLMPLQPNLDFMDTFEPFQDLFSSSRSIFGSMLPASASAPVPDPNNPPAQESILPTTTLPTVSLPDSLIEPHAAPSLDPVDGQGCERASRTEDPFIQPTDFGPSEPPLSVPQPFLPVFTMPLLSPSPAPPPVSPMLPIVPPPATALNPPAPPAFQQPQKFVGVSKPPSVITHTASATLTHDASATTFSQSQGLIITTHHPASSVNPCGLTLSPVTRPPQPRLTFVHPKPVSLTGGRPKQPHKIVPAPKPEPVSLVLKNACIAPGRDCPNSGQASPCASEQSPSPQSPQNNCSGKSDPKNLAALKQNRQMKHISAEQKRRFNIKMGFDTLNSLISNNSKLTSHAITLQKTVEYITKLQQERGQMQEEARRLREEIEELNATIISCQQLLPATGVPVTRRQFDHMRDMFDEYVKNRTLQNWKFWIFSIIIKPLFESFKGMVSTSSLEELHRTALSWLDQHCSLPILRPMVLNTLRQLSTSTSILTDPAQLPEQASEAITRIGKRLGES
- the MLXIP gene encoding MLX-interacting protein isoform X4, with protein sequence MAADVFMCSPRRPRNRGRPVLLKPQVPEDDDDSDTDEPSPPPVSGAATPARAHASTALPPPRAGPGRNEPPRRQQIIHSGHFMVSSPHREHPPKKGYDFDTVNKQTCQTYSFGKTSSCHLSIDASLTKLFECMTLAYSGKLVSPKWKNFKGLKLQWRDKIRLNNAIWRAWYMQYLEKRKNPVCHFVTPLDGSVDVDEHRRPEAITTEGKYWKSRIEIVIREYHKWRTYFKKRLQQHKDEDLSSLAQDYDMLYWHKHRDGWKTPVPMEEDPLLDTDMLMSEFSDTLFSTLSSHQPVAWPNPREIAHLGNADMIQPGLMPLQPNLDFMDTFEPFQDLFSSSRSIFGSMLPASASAPVPDPNNPPAQESILPTTTLPTVSLPDSLIEPHAAPSLDPVDGQGCERASRTEDPFIQPTDFGPSEPPLSVPQPFLPVFTMPLLSPSPAPPPVSPMLPIVPPPATALNPPAPPAFQQPQKFVGVSKPPSVITHTASATLTHDASATTFSQSQGLIITTHHPASSVNPCGLTLSPVTRPPQPRLTFVHPKPVSLTGGRPKQPHKIVPAPKPEPVSLVLKNACIAPGRDCPNSGQASPCASEQSPSPQSPQNNCSGKSDPKNLAALKNRQMKHISAEQKRRFNIKMGFDTLNSLISNNSKLTSHAITLQKTVEYITKLQQERGQMQEEARRLREEIEELNATIISCQQLLPATGVPVTRRQFDHMRDMFDEYVKNRTLQNWKFWIFSIIIKPLFESFKGMVSTSSLEELHRTALSWLDQHCSLPILRPMVLNTLRQLSTSTSILTDPAQLPEQASEAITRIGKRLGES